From the Leucobacter tenebrionis genome, one window contains:
- a CDS encoding SDR family NAD(P)-dependent oxidoreductase, with the protein MNAVQASPDYAQLFRLDGRTAVVVGAGGIGREAALALAAHGARLVIADLSLDAAQATVAAIAERGGEAEAYRLDVLDDAEVEAAAARFGDASVLVFTAAMNVRKRMEDYTMEEYDRVVNLNLRSSFQLIRHFGKAFAANGGGSIVGFASIRAHVVEPGQGVYAATKAGLVQLAKTAAAEFGARGVRVNVVAPGIVETPLTAQIKQDEAWDRAYATKSALGRWSRPDELAGAVVYLASDASSFVTGSTLMVDGGWTAIDGRFTPPTA; encoded by the coding sequence ATGAACGCCGTCCAGGCATCCCCCGACTACGCCCAGCTCTTCCGGCTCGACGGCCGCACCGCCGTCGTGGTGGGCGCCGGCGGTATCGGGCGCGAGGCCGCCCTGGCGCTCGCCGCCCACGGTGCGCGCCTGGTCATCGCCGACCTCTCACTCGACGCGGCGCAGGCCACCGTCGCCGCGATCGCGGAGCGCGGCGGCGAGGCGGAGGCGTACCGCCTCGACGTGCTGGACGATGCCGAGGTGGAGGCCGCGGCCGCGCGCTTCGGCGATGCTTCGGTGCTCGTGTTCACGGCCGCGATGAACGTGCGCAAGCGTATGGAGGACTACACGATGGAGGAGTACGACCGCGTCGTGAACCTCAATCTGCGTTCGTCGTTCCAGCTGATCCGGCACTTCGGCAAGGCTTTCGCGGCGAACGGCGGCGGCTCCATCGTGGGCTTCGCGTCGATCCGCGCCCACGTCGTGGAGCCCGGACAGGGCGTCTACGCCGCCACCAAGGCCGGGCTGGTGCAGCTCGCGAAGACCGCCGCGGCCGAGTTCGGCGCGCGGGGGGTGCGGGTGAACGTCGTCGCCCCGGGGATCGTGGAGACGCCGCTGACAGCGCAGATCAAGCAGGACGAGGCCTGGGACCGCGCCTACGCCACGAAGAGCGCACTCGGCCGCTGGTCGCGCCCCGACGAGCTGGCCGGAGCGGTCGTCTACCTCGCCTCGGACGCCTCCAGCTTCGTCACGGGCTCGACGCTGATGGTCGACGGCGGCTGGACCGCCATCGACGGTCGCTTCACCCCGCCGACTGCCTAG
- a CDS encoding amidase, whose protein sequence is MPHNDLSALDAATLAERYADGSLTPSEVAESVLARIAEREPELNALYLHDPEEVRADAAASTARWAAGEPLSPFDGVPATVKENIARAGRPKPSGTALPNPPVAAANAPTTDRLLEAGVVIVGSTTMPDWGMLSSGVSSLHGITRNGIDPSLTSGGSSAGAGTAAAAGYGPFHIGTDIGGSIRLPGTWQGVAALKPSEGLIPLDVPYTGRAAGPMTRTVADAIRLMSIVARPDERDYLTRPYPPMEWSLEPLEPAGLQVALQLDAGSGLAVEPETRAFIEAAAERFAAAGAIVEPLAPFVPAEVLDGLVDFWRSRSYADLEALSKADRALVLPFIVEWCSAGADFSAAQTVRNRGCADEMARLTRAATAPYDLVLSPVSPVAAFAAEDPMPITDPLQTMGHISFTVPYNMSGQPAVSVGAGIQADGRTVGLQIAGPIGSDDRLLRVAHWFETVRGADAEVDWSKIR, encoded by the coding sequence ATGCCTCATAATGACCTCTCCGCCCTCGACGCCGCCACCCTCGCTGAGCGCTACGCCGACGGCAGCCTCACCCCGAGCGAGGTCGCCGAGAGCGTGCTCGCCCGCATCGCGGAGCGGGAGCCCGAGCTGAACGCGCTCTACCTGCACGATCCCGAGGAGGTGCGCGCCGACGCCGCCGCGTCGACCGCGCGCTGGGCCGCGGGCGAGCCGCTCAGCCCGTTCGACGGCGTGCCCGCGACGGTCAAGGAGAACATCGCGCGCGCGGGGCGGCCGAAGCCCTCGGGCACGGCGCTGCCGAATCCGCCGGTCGCCGCTGCCAACGCGCCCACCACCGACCGCCTGCTCGAGGCGGGCGTCGTCATCGTCGGCTCGACGACGATGCCCGACTGGGGCATGCTCTCCTCCGGTGTCTCGAGCCTGCACGGGATCACCCGCAACGGCATCGACCCGTCGCTCACCTCCGGCGGCTCGAGCGCGGGGGCGGGCACCGCCGCGGCGGCCGGCTACGGCCCCTTCCACATCGGCACCGACATCGGCGGCTCGATCCGCCTGCCCGGCACCTGGCAGGGCGTCGCGGCGCTCAAGCCGAGCGAGGGCCTGATCCCGCTCGACGTGCCATACACGGGGCGCGCGGCCGGCCCGATGACCCGCACCGTCGCCGACGCGATCCGCCTCATGTCGATCGTCGCTCGGCCCGACGAGCGCGATTACCTCACCCGCCCCTACCCGCCGATGGAGTGGTCGCTCGAGCCGCTCGAGCCGGCGGGCCTCCAGGTCGCACTGCAGCTCGACGCGGGCTCGGGCCTGGCCGTCGAGCCGGAGACGCGCGCGTTCATCGAGGCCGCGGCCGAGCGCTTCGCCGCCGCGGGCGCGATCGTCGAGCCGCTCGCCCCGTTCGTGCCGGCCGAGGTGCTCGACGGGCTCGTCGATTTCTGGCGCAGCCGCTCCTACGCCGACCTCGAGGCGCTGAGCAAGGCCGACCGCGCGCTGGTGCTGCCCTTCATCGTGGAGTGGTGCTCGGCCGGCGCCGACTTCTCCGCCGCGCAGACGGTGCGCAACCGGGGCTGCGCAGACGAGATGGCGCGCCTCACCCGCGCCGCCACAGCGCCCTACGACCTCGTGCTCTCCCCGGTCTCCCCCGTCGCGGCCTTCGCCGCCGAGGACCCGATGCCCATCACCGACCCGCTGCAGACGATGGGGCACATCTCCTTCACTGTGCCCTACAACATGTCGGGGCAGCCGGCCGTGTCGGTCGGCGCGGGCATCCAGGCCGACGGCCGCACCGTCGGCCTGCAGATCGCCGGTCCCATCGGCTCCGACGACCGACTGCTGCGCGTCGCGCACTGGTTCGAGACGGTGCGCGGCGCCGACGCCGAGGTCGACTGGTCGAAGATCCGCTAA
- a CDS encoding dipeptide ABC transporter ATP-binding protein, protein MTTATKTLLSVESLNVRTPHRTLVHDFSLHMAHGERIGLIGESGSGKSMTTTALLGLLPNGVTADGTVRLDGHAGNLLEAPESELMRIRGRDMAMVFQEPLTALNPLMRAGDQVAEIMLQHRLAPSKTEARRRAVEMLDAVKLPDPAQAARAYPHQLSGGQRQRVMLAMALANDPALLLCDEPTTALDVTVQRQVLDLILELVRERGTGLLFITHDLAVVANMCTRVLVMNQGTVVEEGPTEEIFTHPQHPYTRGLLAASDLEATDADGRLFTVASAQDYVPPTVDGEEPAVGEGAGSAEASEGAGSAVPPTSPAPASPAAEPVMRVTDLVRTYTRGRTRLFEPAPQVQALKGISFEVPRGGRLGVVGESGSGKSTLLRILAGLDQPTSGSAVVAGNEVAGAREPQLRQLRQQLQIVFQDPMGSLDPRMTVEQIIAEPLLVPGRRETAAERSRMVAEMLEAVGLPASSAERYPHQFSGGQRQRISIARALICRPEVVVADEPVSALDVSVRAQVLNLLADLVDEYGLTLVFVSHDLNVVRHLCDSVIVMQSGEIVEAGDTETVYRDPQHPYTRRLIESSLTLRQELAHAS, encoded by the coding sequence ATGACCACCGCAACGAAGACGCTGCTCTCGGTCGAGAGCCTGAACGTCCGCACGCCCCACCGCACGCTCGTGCACGACTTCTCGCTGCACATGGCGCACGGCGAGCGGATCGGCCTCATCGGCGAGTCGGGATCCGGCAAGTCGATGACCACGACCGCCCTGCTCGGCCTACTGCCGAACGGAGTCACCGCTGACGGCACGGTGCGCCTCGACGGCCACGCCGGCAACCTGCTCGAAGCCCCCGAGTCGGAGCTCATGCGGATCCGCGGCCGCGACATGGCGATGGTGTTCCAGGAGCCGCTGACGGCGCTCAACCCGCTCATGCGCGCAGGTGACCAGGTCGCGGAGATCATGCTGCAGCACCGGCTCGCGCCTTCGAAGACGGAGGCGCGGCGCCGCGCCGTCGAGATGCTCGATGCGGTCAAGCTGCCCGATCCCGCGCAGGCGGCTCGGGCCTACCCGCACCAGCTGTCGGGCGGCCAGCGGCAGCGCGTCATGCTCGCCATGGCGCTCGCCAACGATCCGGCGCTGCTGCTCTGCGACGAGCCGACCACGGCGCTCGACGTTACCGTGCAGCGACAGGTGCTCGACCTCATCCTCGAGCTCGTGCGCGAGCGCGGCACGGGCCTGCTCTTCATCACCCACGACCTCGCGGTCGTCGCGAACATGTGCACGCGCGTGCTCGTGATGAACCAGGGCACGGTGGTCGAGGAGGGTCCGACCGAGGAGATCTTTACGCATCCGCAGCACCCCTACACGCGCGGCCTGCTCGCGGCCTCCGACCTCGAGGCGACGGACGCCGACGGGCGGCTCTTCACTGTCGCGAGCGCGCAGGACTACGTGCCGCCGACGGTCGATGGGGAGGAGCCCGCGGTCGGCGAGGGCGCGGGATCGGCGGAGGCGTCAGAAGGGGCCGGATCCGCGGTGCCGCCGACCAGCCCGGCACCCGCGAGCCCCGCCGCCGAACCCGTCATGCGCGTCACCGACCTCGTGCGCACCTACACGCGCGGCCGCACGCGCCTGTTCGAGCCGGCGCCACAGGTGCAGGCGCTCAAGGGTATCTCCTTCGAGGTGCCGCGCGGCGGCCGCCTCGGCGTCGTCGGCGAGTCCGGTTCGGGCAAGTCGACGCTGCTGCGCATCCTCGCGGGCCTCGACCAGCCGACTTCCGGCAGCGCCGTCGTGGCCGGCAACGAGGTCGCGGGCGCGCGGGAGCCTCAGCTGCGCCAGTTGCGGCAGCAGCTCCAGATCGTGTTCCAGGATCCGATGGGGTCCCTCGATCCCCGCATGACCGTCGAGCAGATCATCGCCGAGCCGCTGCTCGTACCCGGCCGCCGCGAGACCGCCGCCGAGCGCTCACGCATGGTCGCCGAGATGCTCGAGGCAGTCGGCCTCCCAGCTTCTTCGGCGGAGCGGTACCCGCACCAGTTCTCGGGCGGTCAGCGCCAGCGCATCTCGATCGCCCGGGCCCTGATCTGCCGCCCCGAGGTGGTCGTGGCCGACGAGCCCGTCAGCGCCCTCGACGTGTCGGTGCGCGCGCAGGTGCTCAACCTGCTCGCCGACCTCGTCGACGAGTACGGGCTCACCCTCGTCTTCGTCTCCCACGACCTGAACGTCGTGCGCCACCTCTGCGACTCCGTGATCGTGATGCAGTCGGGCGAGATCGTCGAGGCGGGCGACACGGAGACCGTCTACCGCGACCCGCAGCACCCGTACACCCGACGGCTCATCGAATCGTCCCTCACCCTGCGTCAGGAGCTCGCACATGCCTCATAA
- a CDS encoding aldehyde dehydrogenase family protein gives MHATPARLAPAGALPIGADWRELPDSADVVFPYDGSLVGRAPVSRASDSHDALDAAEAARPEVAALTTAQRKSILLAVHDRLRADAQRFEDLLVLETGKPRVDCRTEVSRTIVTLQATAEEVSHVHGETVPLDLQELGRGMIGYYTRKPAGVVVGIAGFNYPVLLATHKLAPAIAAGCPVIVKPAPNTPLATIELVAIVREVLAEHGVTGAAVQLVNGDPEVGETLVRDPRAQVVSFTGSAKIGHLIAGQAAPRKTLLELGSNTGFIVAADADVEAAVDAVLRGGFYANGQACISVQRVVLERPIAEAFTARLVARMAELVVGDPRDIETNVAPVINAASAERIRGTVERALDAGAELLSPAELPAPGAEASGASLVPPIVLGDVPHDAEVWREEIFGPVVCLTVVDSVDAAVDLVNESRYGLQAAIYTASLESAFAAVERLEVGGVVVNEIPGFRSDIMPYGGVKDSGIGREGPRYAIEEFTVTRMAMIRPAPRKVTA, from the coding sequence ATGCACGCAACGCCCGCACGGCTCGCCCCCGCGGGAGCCCTCCCCATCGGCGCCGACTGGCGCGAGCTCCCCGACTCCGCCGACGTCGTTTTCCCCTACGACGGCAGCCTCGTGGGCCGGGCCCCCGTGAGCCGCGCCTCCGATTCCCACGACGCGCTGGACGCGGCCGAGGCCGCCCGGCCCGAGGTGGCGGCGCTCACCACGGCGCAGCGCAAGTCGATCCTCCTCGCGGTGCACGACCGGCTGCGGGCCGACGCGCAGCGCTTCGAGGACCTGCTCGTGCTCGAGACCGGCAAGCCCCGCGTCGACTGCCGCACCGAGGTGAGCCGCACGATCGTCACCCTGCAGGCCACGGCCGAGGAGGTGTCGCACGTGCACGGCGAGACGGTTCCCCTCGACCTGCAGGAGCTCGGCCGCGGCATGATCGGCTACTACACCCGCAAGCCCGCGGGCGTCGTCGTCGGGATCGCCGGCTTCAACTACCCGGTGCTGCTCGCGACCCACAAGCTCGCCCCGGCGATCGCTGCCGGCTGCCCCGTCATCGTCAAGCCAGCCCCCAACACGCCGCTCGCCACGATCGAGCTCGTCGCGATCGTGCGCGAGGTGCTCGCCGAGCACGGCGTCACGGGCGCCGCGGTGCAGCTCGTGAACGGCGACCCCGAGGTGGGCGAGACGCTTGTGCGGGATCCCCGCGCCCAGGTCGTCTCCTTCACGGGATCAGCGAAGATCGGACACCTCATCGCCGGTCAGGCGGCCCCCCGCAAGACGCTGCTCGAGCTCGGATCCAACACCGGCTTCATCGTCGCGGCCGACGCCGACGTCGAGGCCGCGGTTGACGCCGTGCTGCGCGGCGGCTTCTACGCGAACGGTCAGGCCTGCATCTCGGTGCAACGCGTGGTGCTCGAACGCCCCATCGCCGAGGCCTTCACCGCGCGGCTCGTCGCCCGAATGGCCGAGCTCGTCGTGGGCGACCCGCGCGACATCGAGACGAACGTGGCACCCGTCATCAACGCGGCGTCGGCGGAGCGGATCCGCGGTACCGTCGAGCGCGCGCTCGACGCGGGTGCGGAACTGCTCAGCCCGGCCGAACTCCCCGCTCCCGGTGCAGAGGCCTCGGGCGCATCCCTCGTGCCGCCGATCGTGCTCGGCGACGTGCCGCACGACGCGGAGGTCTGGCGCGAGGAGATCTTCGGCCCGGTCGTCTGCCTCACCGTCGTCGACTCGGTCGACGCGGCGGTCGACCTGGTCAACGAGTCCCGCTACGGGCTGCAGGCCGCGATCTACACGGCCTCGCTCGAGAGCGCCTTCGCCGCGGTCGAGCGCCTCGAGGTCGGCGGCGTCGTCGTGAACGAGATCCCGGGCTTCCGCTCCGACATCATGCCCTACGGCGGCGTCAAGGACTCCGGCATCGGCCGCGAGGGCCCCCGTTACGCCATCGAGGAGTTCACCGTCACCCGCATGGCCATGATCCGCCCCGCACCCCGAAAGGTCACCGCATGA
- a CDS encoding ABC transporter permease — protein sequence MDTKHIPTPPSQAPRTTALAAPTPPRSRRARGRLSPTLIAGLILVGLVVVAALVSFVWTPYDPVQVNAPDRLQGPSAEHFLGTDKYGRDLFSGMLVGARITLFVGVISVGIALLVGTPLGILAGIRGGWIEEVVMRASDIALAFPALLLAIMFAAVFGASTLTAMVAIGISTIPAFARVARSGTLQVMNTEYVLAARAASQSRFRIALRHVLPNIIGIVVVQCSVSFALAVLAEAGLSFLGLGTPPPTPSWGRMLQESQQFLGTHPLLAIVPGVAIAIAVMGFNLLGDGLRDRFDPKLNGSRS from the coding sequence ATGGATACGAAGCACATTCCGACGCCCCCGTCGCAGGCCCCGCGCACGACCGCGCTCGCGGCCCCGACCCCGCCCCGCTCCCGACGCGCCCGCGGGCGCCTCTCCCCCACGCTCATCGCCGGCCTCATCCTCGTCGGCCTCGTGGTCGTCGCCGCTCTCGTGTCGTTCGTCTGGACCCCCTACGACCCCGTGCAGGTGAACGCTCCCGACCGTCTCCAGGGTCCGAGCGCGGAGCACTTCCTCGGCACCGACAAGTACGGCCGCGACCTCTTCTCCGGCATGCTCGTCGGCGCCCGCATCACGCTCTTCGTGGGCGTCATCTCGGTCGGGATCGCGCTGCTCGTCGGCACGCCGCTCGGCATCCTGGCCGGCATCCGCGGCGGCTGGATCGAGGAGGTCGTGATGCGCGCCTCCGACATCGCGCTCGCCTTCCCGGCCCTGCTGCTCGCGATCATGTTCGCTGCCGTGTTCGGCGCCTCGACGCTCACGGCGATGGTCGCGATCGGCATCTCGACGATCCCGGCATTCGCGCGGGTCGCGCGGTCCGGCACCCTCCAGGTGATGAACACCGAGTACGTGCTCGCGGCGCGGGCCGCCAGCCAGTCGCGGTTCCGGATCGCACTGCGGCACGTGCTGCCGAACATCATCGGCATCGTCGTCGTGCAGTGCTCGGTCTCCTTCGCGCTCGCCGTGCTCGCGGAGGCCGGCCTGAGCTTCCTGGGCCTCGGCACGCCACCGCCCACCCCCTCCTGGGGCCGGATGCTGCAGGAGTCGCAGCAGTTCCTCGGCACCCACCCCCTGCTCGCGATCGTGCCCGGCGTCGCCATCGCGATCGCCGTGATGGGATTCAACCTGCTCGGCGACGGCCTGCGCGATCGATTCGACCCGAAGCTGAACGGGAGCCGCAGCTGA
- a CDS encoding ABC transporter substrate-binding protein, which translates to MRRKNPLIFAAALAAAGALALTACSAGSAGSAGSGSGSGSDKTDVTVALTGAPVNLDFTKTAGAAIPQALMTNVYEGLVRVDQSGEVVPLLAEDWEVSEDRKTYTFTLQEGVTFSNGDEFDAEDVKFSLERVKTDWTTTLKAKMDVVESVEVTSPTEVAVHLSRPSNAWLFDMATPVGAIFSPDGVADLANAPVGTGPFTVESWKQNENIVLQTRDDYWGETPKVEQVTLQYFADATATTNALRTGDVDAIVNLQAPELVETFEGDDQYTVTAGTSSGEVSLSFNNRVAPFDDVRVRQAVLYALDRQAIIDTAWNGYGSLVATYATPTDPYYVDLNDEYPYDPEKAKELLKEAGAENLSITYTVPTRPYAQAVSEIVVSQLKEVGIDVTIQSSEFPAVWLDEVFTNHNYQMTTVLAVEARDLLTVFNNPDYYIGYDNLKIAPIAAAADEADEQGYISGMQDVQKQIVADAASGVLFLFPNIVITQADLEGMPENSIVESLDLTGLSWK; encoded by the coding sequence ATGCGACGCAAGAACCCACTGATCTTCGCCGCGGCACTCGCCGCGGCCGGCGCCCTCGCGCTCACGGCGTGCTCGGCCGGCTCGGCAGGCTCCGCCGGCTCCGGATCCGGATCCGGCAGCGACAAGACCGACGTCACCGTCGCGCTCACGGGCGCGCCCGTGAACCTCGATTTCACCAAGACGGCCGGCGCGGCGATCCCCCAGGCGCTCATGACGAACGTCTACGAGGGCCTCGTGCGCGTCGACCAGAGCGGTGAGGTCGTGCCGCTCCTCGCCGAAGACTGGGAGGTCAGCGAGGACCGCAAGACCTACACCTTCACGCTGCAAGAGGGCGTCACCTTCTCGAACGGCGACGAGTTCGACGCAGAGGACGTGAAGTTCAGCCTCGAGCGGGTCAAGACCGACTGGACCACCACCCTCAAGGCGAAGATGGACGTCGTCGAGAGCGTCGAGGTGACGAGCCCGACCGAGGTCGCAGTGCACCTGAGCCGCCCCTCGAACGCCTGGCTCTTCGACATGGCGACGCCGGTCGGCGCGATCTTCTCTCCCGACGGCGTGGCCGACCTTGCGAACGCGCCCGTCGGCACCGGCCCCTTCACCGTCGAGTCATGGAAGCAGAACGAGAACATCGTGCTGCAGACCCGCGACGACTATTGGGGCGAGACCCCGAAGGTCGAGCAGGTCACCCTGCAGTACTTCGCCGACGCCACCGCGACCACGAACGCGCTGCGCACCGGCGACGTCGACGCGATCGTCAACCTGCAGGCGCCCGAGCTCGTCGAGACCTTCGAGGGCGACGACCAGTACACCGTGACCGCGGGCACCTCGAGCGGCGAGGTCTCGCTCTCGTTCAACAACCGCGTCGCACCGTTCGACGATGTGCGCGTGCGCCAGGCCGTGCTCTACGCACTCGACCGCCAGGCGATCATCGACACCGCCTGGAACGGCTACGGCTCGCTCGTCGCGACCTACGCGACCCCGACCGACCCCTACTACGTCGACCTCAACGACGAGTACCCCTACGATCCCGAGAAGGCGAAGGAGCTGCTCAAGGAGGCCGGCGCCGAGAACCTCTCGATCACCTACACGGTGCCGACCCGCCCCTACGCGCAAGCCGTCTCCGAGATCGTCGTGTCGCAGCTCAAGGAGGTCGGCATCGACGTCACGATCCAGTCGTCCGAGTTCCCGGCCGTCTGGCTCGACGAGGTGTTCACGAACCACAACTACCAGATGACGACCGTGCTCGCGGTCGAGGCGCGCGACCTGCTGACGGTCTTCAACAACCCCGACTACTACATCGGCTACGACAACTTGAAGATCGCGCCCATCGCCGCGGCGGCCGACGAGGCCGACGAGCAGGGCTACATCTCGGGCATGCAGGACGTGCAGAAGCAGATCGTCGCCGACGCTGCGTCGGGCGTGCTGTTCCTCTTCCCGAACATCGTCATCACCCAGGCGGACCTCGAGGGTATGCCGGAGAACTCCATCGTGGAGTCGCTGGACCTCACCGGCCTCTCCTGGAAGTGA
- a CDS encoding ABC transporter permease: MAIRILINLARFAVTFLVATVVVFLFMRLVPGDPAQVALGVNASPELLEQTRREFGTDRPLIVQYFDWVGGLLTGDFGISYVTRQDISPLVIDRLQVSLILVLTAMAVALLAAIPLGTIAAVRHRNASGILIGAASQLGVAVPGFLAGILLVLVFAVGLGWLPSGGWTPPAEDPGDFVRRLILPVLALASVQGAILTRYVRSAVLEIMSEDYLRTARSKGLSPTKALLKHGMRNAAIPVITVTGVQIAALIIGAVVIERVFVIPGLGSMLLDAVGNRDLLTVQSVVMVLVAITLILNLVIDIVYTIVDPRMRKSA, from the coding sequence ATGGCCATCCGGATACTCATCAACCTCGCGCGGTTCGCGGTGACGTTCCTCGTCGCGACCGTCGTCGTCTTCCTGTTCATGCGCCTCGTCCCCGGCGACCCGGCGCAGGTGGCCCTGGGCGTGAACGCGAGCCCCGAGCTGCTCGAGCAGACCCGGCGCGAGTTCGGCACCGACCGCCCCCTCATCGTGCAGTACTTCGACTGGGTCGGGGGCCTCCTCACCGGCGACTTCGGCATCTCGTACGTCACCCGCCAGGACATCAGCCCGCTCGTGATCGACCGCCTGCAGGTGAGCCTCATCCTGGTGCTCACCGCGATGGCCGTGGCGCTGCTCGCCGCCATCCCCCTCGGCACCATCGCCGCGGTGCGGCACCGCAACGCCTCCGGCATCCTCATCGGCGCGGCCTCCCAGCTCGGCGTCGCCGTCCCCGGCTTCCTCGCCGGCATCCTGCTCGTGCTCGTCTTCGCGGTCGGGCTCGGCTGGCTGCCCTCCGGCGGCTGGACGCCTCCGGCCGAGGATCCCGGCGACTTCGTGCGACGCCTGATCCTGCCGGTGCTCGCCCTCGCCTCGGTGCAGGGCGCGATCCTCACCCGCTATGTGCGCTCGGCCGTGCTCGAGATCATGAGCGAGGACTACCTCCGCACCGCCCGCTCGAAGGGCCTGAGCCCCACGAAGGCGCTGCTCAAGCACGGCATGCGCAACGCCGCGATCCCCGTCATCACGGTGACGGGCGTGCAGATCGCCGCGCTCATCATCGGCGCGGTCGTGATCGAGCGCGTCTTCGTGATCCCCGGCCTCGGCTCGATGCTGCTCGACGCCGTCGGCAATCGGGATCTCCTGACGGTCCAGTCCGTCGTGATGGTGCTCGTCGCCATCACCCTCATCCTGAACCTCGTCATCGACATCGTCTACACGATCGTCGACCCGCGGATGCGAAAGAGCGCCTGA
- a CDS encoding FadR/GntR family transcriptional regulator, with amino-acid sequence MSTPHSFAPAVPVHTYQRIVEQIEHAIVTGEIPVGSQLASERELMVQFDVSRPTVREALRVLQSMGLIESRPGTRGGPQVLAPSPETLRRSLRAMLGTAALDLAELVQYRVVLEGTASALAALQHSEAQRDEMRVAVERMQRAAEANSDDFADLDLAFHKLIWSASGNRIFALSGEAVSGVLRSVMHRDAEGAHHDNRVKLESAAIDRGLFDAIERRDATEAGSIARKAVANRFGPLLEPEQQAALALLVG; translated from the coding sequence TTGTCCACCCCCCACAGCTTCGCTCCCGCCGTCCCGGTGCACACCTACCAGCGCATCGTGGAGCAGATCGAGCACGCCATCGTCACGGGCGAGATTCCCGTCGGTTCCCAGCTCGCGAGCGAGCGGGAACTGATGGTGCAGTTCGACGTGAGTCGGCCGACGGTGCGCGAGGCGCTGCGGGTGCTGCAGAGCATGGGCCTCATCGAATCGCGCCCCGGCACCCGGGGCGGCCCGCAGGTGCTCGCGCCCTCGCCCGAGACCCTGCGACGGTCGTTGCGTGCGATGCTCGGCACGGCCGCGCTCGACCTCGCGGAACTCGTGCAGTACCGCGTCGTGCTCGAGGGGACGGCGAGCGCCCTCGCCGCGCTGCAGCACTCGGAAGCCCAGCGCGATGAGATGCGCGTCGCGGTTGAGCGGATGCAGCGGGCCGCGGAGGCGAACTCCGACGACTTCGCCGATCTCGACCTCGCCTTCCACAAGCTCATCTGGTCGGCGAGCGGCAACCGCATCTTCGCGCTCAGCGGCGAGGCCGTGTCGGGGGTGCTGCGCTCCGTGATGCACCGCGATGCCGAGGGAGCGCACCACGACAACCGCGTGAAGCTCGAGTCGGCCGCCATCGACCGCGGGCTGTTCGACGCCATCGAGCGACGCGACGCGACCGAGGCGGGCAGCATCGCCCGCAAGGCCGTCGCGAACCGCTTCGGCCCGCTGCTCGAGCCGGAGCAGCAGGCCGCGCTCGCGCTGCTGGTGGGATAG